In the Primulina eburnea isolate SZY01 chromosome 15, ASM2296580v1, whole genome shotgun sequence genome, gagagagaaatcgaacaacgatccctagaacttgtctgattaGCCCTCGAAGCGAAAATACGAACGATGGTGACTTAAGGATggtttaggcgatctttggaccgtttgagcctttcaagcctgaCCGATACATCATTCATTGTCTCTAGTAACCCCTTTTGAGCctgaaaaaaaaatcgaatggtgtgtgtcaatgacacacagttagcccccattcgtcagttattcaatgtcccacatcaactacctgAATCTTAGCCTATACACTTTTTCCTACCTACATGTGAGAGAAATAAAACTCCTGTGCACATTGAAATGTTTGAATTACTCCAATGGATTGAAGAAATATGTGTGAAGGAGTCGATGaatttttattcatgaaaaaaaaataaaaaaaaaagagaaaagaaaaagaaaaaggaggAAATTGTATAGTGTTGAAAGCACCCGGAAAAATCTGTGGGTGCAAGTTGATGAACAATGAGAAAGAAAAGAGACAAACGAGCtctgaaaatgatgaaaatacaGTGATTGTTGACGAGTCGAAAGTTGAATGAATGTACTACAGGAATAATTTTTAGTTTTTCTCACTTTTGATTCTCATatcttttattgtagccgtgagccttggccttacgttataagcttgaaaagacctattaaccaagtcactgtcgttcaacatttagtagagaGGGGTATGAAAGTCAAGCATATGGGGCGTTTCGATAACAATATAAAAAAGTGATCATGAAACTAAGTAGCTGGAGATGAGTACGAGTCTGACCTGCACACTACACACATCTTGTTCTGTTGATCTTTACTGGGTAAatgtttgaaatttgaattgtgACGAAAACGAATCTTGTGATATGCGAAGCGTGATCTTTTGACCGGGGGTGAaagagtttgacaaattgagaAGTTTTGATTGTGATACTCGAGTTCTGAATCTGAAATATTTTTCATCTTAATTTTTAGCTGATTTGTTCGAGAACGAACAAAGGTTAAGTGTGGGGgagttgataagcacgaattatatagcattttagggattttattttgtcgcattcgtgcttatctggcattgttattccgagttttgcgcttaatttgtgttattattgccatttgcaggtttgaccaaaagatgttaaaaagccaaagaaaagaaagaagagtCAAACATCGCAATGACATGTCAGAAAAACCCGGAACAATAGGAGAAGATCACAATGAGAACACTCGGACCTATACACGGACCCCGGATAAGGGTCCGTGTCCTAAAATCCCATGGAAGAATATTCACGAGAAGACACGGACCCCAACCCGGAggcctgcacggggtccgtatACAACAGCATCCAAGAATGAAAAGTTGCGCAACTACACGGACCTGaatccggacccctacacggggtccgtgtccgatGATTCCCAGAACAATAATTTAATCGCAACTACACGGACCCGATGCCGGAggcatgcacggggtccgtgtacatgatTTTGAGATCAGATTTCGCGAAGATTTGCTCGTGCATTTGGGGGAGAATAAAAGGAAAAAGAGATCAAACAATTAGGGGTTGTTCAATATTGGAGAGCAGCCgacttttggaaaaaaaaaaaaggcgcAAGCTTTGAGCACCGAAAAAGACGGCGACGACTTGGGCGAAAACAGTGCAATTTACACGCAAGATCCGCGCACCGTCATTGAGATTtctcttctcttttattttctatttttcaaacatgaattcaaacattaaattggattttagttttgaatttatggagtagtttttcTTGTGATTGGGACCACGATAGGGACAAACGACTGATTTTGTTCATTCGTTGGATCGTTTAATTcatcagttatttcatgttattgattaatgtttgcgTAATTTTCGTGCTTTTGATTTGGCCAAttaattgcatgtttgttgttcgatcttgactcgaaagggaatagattggaattagcttcaaaaatattaatcaacacacggttaaaccgactagaaatagtattcgggttcagtgtgcgattttaggcgacagctgtaattcCATCGTTGATGCATGCGTTTtcgtttaattaaattcaagcagaaataattggactgttaaatgaaaataggattataaattctagaaatagatttataattaaattagaggATTACATCGTGACTTCGAATAATTGCCAGTCGAATAATTCCAGTGCTTGAATTTAATCAGAGTTTGTTACCGTTGTGTGTTCCCGGTCAtcctatttaaatttgaaaatcccgcGATCCAAGCTTCTCTGATATTTGACTTAGTCATCAAATTTACATAAATTAGTTTAAAAATTCTCTTAGTggaaataacaatcaaatcgctCGTTATtgttgcctagattaaataaaataattgaatattagtaattaattaatagtctctatgggatcgatacttggactgttcgtccatttactataacttgacctagtccgcttgctagaattaatctCAACCGAATTCATCGGTCAGCTACCTTCCGCTCGTGTGAATTTCTATGGCATCAACACCATCCTGTTTAAGTAGTTCAGCTGTAGTAGCAGCATCCCTTATATATGTAGATGCTCCTGCAATGAAATTCAACTAGATTGGCTGAATAAAGAGCAAGAACCAATTAATGTCTCAAGAGGAAGAAATATCCAGGCGCGAAAGAGAAATTAAAAAATATGGAACTGACTTATTTTATCATAAGGACAAATTGGTAAGCATCGGCCACAGCCATAACATCGCTCGGCCAAGACACCACCCTGCTTATAGatgatataaataaaaattgataaagCAAAATTAAGGAAATTGAGATGAACCTTCGGTAAACCAGCTTTTCCAAAATATGAGATTGCATTAGCAGGACAAATACTCTCACATGGCCTTGAGCAATCTACTGGACAATCATCCGGATCAAATTCTAGAAGCATAGTAATTCATCATCAGAATCAAACTCCAACAGCATGGAAATAAATTATGTCAAACACCAAAGTCCTGGAAATTATAAAAACGTGTTCAAGTTAGTGTTATTTTATGGAATCCAAAATTTCAGTCCACAAATTGATTTAAAACTTTTGCACCAAGTTACTTGACTGTCATTTTGATCTATTCTAAATCTTGCGGACAACAACGTAACTCGAGATTTAACTTACAGTTCttatagcaatctcaatctctgAAGCATAAAGGACACTTCAATCAGCAAATGAATGAGGTAATACAAGTACAAAAATGTTCAAGGAGGAATCCATAAATTAGACTGCGAAGACTACCTGCTTTACGAAAATGCAAATCTTCATCATCGTTGACGCTGACCATCACCCAAGGCCTGCGAATGGGAATAATAGCTCTGGCTGCTTTGATTCCATCATTTACAGCATTGACAACCGAAGCCTCGGCAGCACAATCAATACAATCGACTGCAGTTGACACATCATAAGAACATAAGTTCTCAAATCCGAGCACCAAAGATCAAACTCTATCGacattaagaaaaaaaaattcttcaatAAAAGATTATATAAACACAGCTTGCCACTGGACTCACTTTGGCATAATCTTTTGAGATTGTTATGCCTTCGAAGGAAAAATGAAAGATATAGTATATCGTCACAAATCGATACAACAGTTGCACATATTAGGccgttttaaaagaaaatgaattcatattgttaaaaattaaaCCTCTGAGACAATCTTAGGGATATGGTTCAGTGACCCCTCTCTCcctgtatatacatatatatattatacattCACTCAACCACTAATCTAAAACTAAAAATCCTACTTCCCTTCCTGATTATATTCAAAAGCATGCTCTTTTATCTTTCTATATTTATCAAATCTTTCTTAGTTGTTTTACCTCCAGAAAGAGTATAAACCAGAGAAAGATTTCTGATGTCAACCACATCCTATATGATAACAAAAGGCAAcagaattattaaaaaaaaaacttgaagaACATCTTCGATAAATAGTTTATCGAgtgatgataaaaaaaaatattgataaatTTCGAAGAAGTGCCTCAAAGCTAGCACCACAAACGAGCTTAACCCAGTTGCCCTTTCTGAGAGATTCCAATGGGGATGTCACGATAGAAGGAATCCCTCTTTTTGTTAAGAGATTCTTCACCTTTTCAAGGTCTgcactgctgctgctgctgcttcgTTTGAGCAGCTGACCTGTCGATAATAAACAAACCATGTGTAAAATTCAACCAGAAATCTTCTCCCGTCTATAGATAATGAATCCATAGACACACAGAGAGACGTGTGCGTGCGTGTTTGTATGAGTCAGGAATAGAGAGAGAGACTGGGAAGCTGTGGGGAGAGAGAAGCAGAGCCAGAGAAGCCGAGAGAGATCATAGAGGAGATGACAGGATGGACTATGCGGTCTTTTGTTTCAAGTATCTATGTATCAACAAGGATGTCAATTGGGATTTGATCTATCTATGAATTAAATCGAAATTGTGGGGTGGAATATATGTTACGAATATTGTATAGTTTGGAACTGTTTTAAGTGTAATATTACATTTATTGGTTGAAAATAACTAAGGAACATCGAGTTTGAATTATGTAAGTTAAATGTTCGATAAAATAACAATATGAACAAATAAGTGAAAGGAGATGGCTAATGGACTGAGAGAGAGTATTTTGTTCTTGGGTTGCAAGTTCTttgttttttattcattttgtaTGTATGTTCGATGTTTGTTTGATCCAAGCCCATTTGTATCTTTGTTGTTTGTTAAATTGATTTCCATTGAAATTTTGATGAATAGGGGACGACATCTTTTGACAAAATATATTACGTCACCTCAACTTTAGAAAATCGAGACATACATGCTCATCCTCTTTTTGACAATCAAGCTCCCGCAATTACTAACTGATGGTATGATCGAGAGACCTATAAATACCAGCGATTGAAGTCCATAAGAACACaactcataaaaaaaatacaccATCTACAGAGAATGTTGGAGTGCTTAGAAAGCTTCAATCGGAGGAAAAGAAGATAACCTACAAATTATTCAATAGTCGGAGGTAATGTTCGATCTGCTTCCGCATAttgtttatcatgtttataaATATATAGAAACAAAAATTCTAACAGATATCGTATACATAATACAAAATTTTGGAACTATAAAATTTAACCATTCCTAACGAAAGAACCACATTATAGATTACTGATATTCAATACCTATAAGCCTGGAAAAATGTGTGCTCAAATTATTACTGTAATTATGTACGAATTGGAAGTTGAAAACTCACATGTTTTGCTGTTTTTTTCCAAAGACATACCTGCCTTTACAGGTTGTTGGAAAAAATAGCAAAACATGTGATTTTTTTAATTACGTGCTTGTTGTATATTGTTATTGAAAGAGTGAGAGGGGTTGAATACCACTTCACTAATCTTTTAGAATTTTTAAGATTCTAGAAACAATCTATGCTTGGATTTTCAGATATTTTTTTGGTGAAATTCAATTAGCGAGAAATCGTTGTGCTATGTATTATCATTTTTTATCTCGTAAACAGTAACATCAATATTATGTGTTT is a window encoding:
- the LOC140814323 gene encoding uncharacterized protein isoform X1, with protein sequence MISLGFSGSASLSPQLPSQLLKRSSSSSSADLEKVKNLLTKRGIPSIVTSPLESLRKGNWVKLVCGASFEDVVDIRNLSLVYTLSGVDCIDCAAEASVVNAVNDGIKAARAIIPIRRPWVMVSVNDDEDLHFRKAEFDPDDCPVDCSRPCESICPANAISYFGKAGLPKGGVLAERCYGCGRCLPICPYDKIRASTYIRDAATTAELLKQDGVDAIEIHTSGRQAESFQGLWNSLGDSIDKLRLVAISLPDMNELTIPVMHSIYATMNVNLRCHNLWQLDGRPMSGDIGRGATRQAITFALHLSAARDRPKGFLQLAGGTNAHTINGLKREGLFETASLPEKLNDEVIPLNLSDSSDALISGVAFGGYARKIVGKVLSSLQVEHGYAGIEAYPDYLLKALMESLALVGTVKCFT